DNA sequence from the Deltaproteobacteria bacterium CG11_big_fil_rev_8_21_14_0_20_49_13 genome:
CAATGTATTCATCATTTTTTACTTACCCAAAAATGTTATGAGCCTATCGGCATAAATGCCCTCAAATCACCCACTCATATCCGCGAAGACCCATTTAACTAAAATTTCATCGGCCAGAGATTGGTTTGAGGGTCGAACGTCCGGCCTATCTCAATATCGACCTCCTGCATAAAGACCTCGACAAATGGAGAAACAACGGTCCCTTCCATTAAATGCCCGCCAAAGCCCATTCCCTCTTCTTCGTCAGTTGCAAAGATGTGCGAGTGAACAAGAACGCCCCCCTCTTTTATGGTAATGTTCCCGGCGGCGGAGAGAAGCTCAAAACAATGACGCGCCTCTTTTACGATGTTCTTATACTTCCCCTCTTCATAAAGCCCGCAGGCTATCTTTTTGAGCCCGCCTATCACGGTAAAATAACC
Encoded proteins:
- a CDS encoding DNA-binding protein produces the protein MEYRCCKVVKSVAARLDAGDDLLLSLKKMAEENNIKAGYFTVIGGLKKIACGLYEEGKYKNIVKEARHCFELLSAAGNITIKEGGVLVHSHIFATDEEEGMGFGGHLMEGTVVSPFVEVFMQEVDIEIGRTFDPQTNLWPMKF